TCGAATATAATCGCACAGTGCTTGTGTGTCATCTGTGATATTAGAACAATCCAACCATGCAAGATAGGTCGCTTCTGATTGTATGATTTTAAGTTCACTAAATGCGCTTGTGATTGCTTGAGTGAGTGTTTCGCGATTTTCTTGTAAGATCATTAGTAACTCATTTAACCATGGTTCACCGTGATTAAACGCTGCCTCACAGGCTTGAATCGCGAAGGTATTGGGTTCAGCAACTTCATCAGTATTAATTCCTCGATGAACCTGTTTACGAACCGTTTCATTTGCGACCACAATTGCGGATGTTTGAAGTCCAGCAAGGTTGAATGTTTTTGTTGGTGAAATACAGGTTATGGTGTTTTGTGAAATGTCATGTGAGATTGATGCCATGGGTGTATACGTGTATTCTGGGTGTGTGAGATCACAGTGTATTTCGTCGCTGATTATTAGGACTTTATGTTTAATGCATAAATCTCCGACTTTCTTGAGTGTCTCTTTATCCCAGACTTTCCCAATTGGATTGTGTGGATTGCAAAAGATGAGCAATGTAGACTTTGGATCACTGAGTTTTGCTTCTAAGTCTTCAAAGTTAATTGAGTATGTTTCATTTTGATAATTAAGCTTGCTTTCAACAACAATGCGATTGTTGTTGATAATTGAGTTGTAGAATATATTGTAGACTGGTGAGAGTACGATGACATGTTCTTGGGGTTGTGTCATTTTTCGTACAATTGAAGAGATCGCAGGAACCACACCACTACAAAACATAACCCACTTGGGATCGATATCCCAATGGTGCCGTTTCTTCCACCACTTAGCAACACTGTCATAAAAGGATTGGGGCACAATATTATACCCAAACGCGTCTTGATGGGTACGGTTTAAAATGGCTTGTGTAATTGCGGGTGCAGTTTTAAAATCCATATCAGCCACCCACATAGGAAGCTCATGGTCTTCAACATCCCATTTATATGAATGAGTCCCTTTACGATTAACAGGGGTTTTAAAGTCAAAGTTCATATAGTTTCTCCTTGTGTTATGTATTCAGTATCGTTTGGATTCAGTGTTTCATCATCTGTAATGAGTGTATCAATTCCATAAGATCGGATGATTCCAGAAAGAGGGTTTTTAACACTGTCAACTGTGCTCTTTATCGTTGCATCGACGCGTGAGTATTCAAAGGCTAAATCAGTATGGGTTATGACACAATCAATGAGTTTAACGTTATCCATATAACACAAGCCTTGTTCACTTTCGATAAAGCAGTTTTTGAAGGTTATGTTCTTTGAATTCCAACCTAAGTACTCTCCAATGATGGTTGAGTCTTCAACAATCACATCTTCACAGTTCCAAAATGCATCTTTTGAGATGATCTGGGCGTCTTTAATATGGACATTCTTTGCACCATCAAAGCTATAGTTCCCATTTATTGAGAAGTTATGTACCGTCATGTTTTCGCTGTTCATTGCGAAGTAATCACCGACTGCATTAACATTGTTTAGTACAATATCTTTGCAGTGCCACAGTGTTTCTAATCCGTGAGGAATCTGCACATTGTCAAGGGTAATCTGTGATGATCGTCTGAATGTTTTAGGTGCTGCGATGATACTATCCTTGATTGATATGGTATGGGTATACCATATCCCAGAGCGTGCTGATTCAGTGAGTGTTAGATTGGATGCTTCAATGTTTTGTGCATACCAAAGCGGGTATTTCCATCTGAAGATATCATGATTAAGTTTGATATCTTTACTTTCTTTTAGTGGCGATTCCCCCGCTTCAAATACTGATTGTGAAATGCTGATATTGCGTGCTTTGAATAAAGCCCGTTCCCCTGTAAATACCTGTTGATTGATTGTTTCCATCTTTTACCTCCAGCGATTTTGTGTATTTATGCTTGTAAATCTGAAATGATTTCAGGTTTTGTGCGCGTCATTAACTTACTCCGTCCAACGATAATGAGCATCAGCGTTGCGAAGATTGTGATAAGAACTATGTTAATGATATAGGTAATACCATGGTTTGTAATAATACCGACCGATAAACTTGCACCCAATGCTGAACCAAGTTGAACCATTGACGCATTAAGTGCAAGAATAAAACTTGACTTGTTTTGCGTTGCTTGTGCAATTCCGGTATTGATTTGTAATCCAATAAACCATGATGTACCGAGCCATAAAAGGACACCTACTAAATTAAGCCATCCTAGGTTTTGGATTAATGAGAGCGCAATTACATTGATGCATTGGATTGAAACACCCATTAGCATTGATTTTTTGTAGCCGAGTTTATCAGATACTTGACCCCCAATATAATTACCCGTAAAACATGCAACACCAATCAAAACGAGAATGAGGCTCATGGATGCTTCAATGTTGGGTACAACATCGATGAGATAAGGCGTTAAGAAGGTATTCAATGCTCCCATTCCCACAAAGATAACAAGTGTTGAAATAAGTACCGTCAGTGTCTCCCGATCCTTCATTAAGATAAGTTCGTTTTTAAGTTTAATGCCTTCTTGCGTTTGATTTTGACTTTTTAGATACGTGATGAAATATACAAGACACAGCGTCATAATTCCTGCCATAATTGTGAATATTTCACGCCATCCTAATATTGAAGATAACGCACGGGTTGCGGGGACACCAATTACAAGTGCAGTAGCATTCCCTGCAATTAGTAAAGCCATGGTTCGTCCTTGGCGGTTTTTATCTGAAAGTGAGACGACTACTGATATTGCAAGGACGTTGTATGTGTTGGCACTCACCCCTGACATAAATCGGATGATTAAAAGTTGAGTAAAGTCTTGAGTTAATACAAGTCCAAGTGTGAGTAAGATTGTAGTGAGTAACATTACCTTCAGTAGTTTGACACGATCTATTTTGTGAAACAGAATGAGGGATACAGGCACTCCAAATGCACCGCCGTATGCAAACATTGTATTGAGTAGTCCTGTATTCGCAACCGATATATTTAATGAATCAGCAACTTGGTCAATGATTCCATTAAATACGGAAGCATTCATTGCGAGTATAAAACTCATGACTGCGAACATGAGTATTGTAGTTGAGCTTTTCTTCATGGGTTCTCCTTAGTGACTGTGCATGGTTGATTTCACATGCGTAGTGTGGTACGTCAATTTATGAATAGGGTTCCACTGATTCACAGTCTACACGATAGAGTTCGCTCTAAGTCAAGGTGTAGTAAGACAATTGAAAATTAATTTCATCGTTTACGCATAATCGTCGCTAATTATGAATTATTTTATGGATCGACCCATTTCTTCTTATCATAGGTTTTTGGAGTAATAATCATGATCAATTGGTTAGCATGACATTGTGATGCGATTGTTTACATTTTATGTGTTCAATCAATTTAGATCGCTTTTGACACATAAGGGATTTTATTTAGGATGGAAGGTTGTTGATTACCTTTGACAGTTGGTTAAAAAAAAAGAGTCTTTTGGACTCTTCTTAGTGGCTCATTTGAGCATCTACAATAACGGCTGCTGTCGCAGCACCTGTAACATTAGTTGCTGTGCGTGCCATATCAACGAGGGCTGATATTGGTGCAAGAACGACGATGATTTCAATGGGTAATCCTGCAGCTGTAAGGACTGCTGTTGCGGAAATGGTAGCAGTTCCTGGGACACCTGCTGTACCGAAGGATACGATAATTGAGTATACAATTAGCAGTACATATTGTATTGGTGTAAATGGGATGTTAAGCGCGTTGATACTAAAGATTGCTAGGAGCATTGGCCACATACCTGTACATCCTGGCATTCCAGTATTCGCACCCAATCCGGATACAAAAGATGCGACATCTTCCTTAACATCGAGTTTATGAATCAAGCGTTCAACAGTTACGGGTACTGTACCAATACTGCTTTGGGATGTAAAAGCAACCACTTGTGCTTCAAAGATTCCTTTGAAGAATTTGATAGGGTTCATTTTTCCAAATAGCAAAACCAGTGTTCCATGAACAAGATAGGTTTGAATCATACTGATACCATATGCAATCAATATAATGGAAACAAAGGTTGTGAGATCTTTAGCACTATCCCTAGTCACAACATTCGCAATAAATGCCACAACCGCATACGGTGTGAGTTTGATAATTGATTTCACAATTTGTCCGATTAAGGCATTCATTGCTTCCGCAAAATCAATCAGTATCTTCCCTTGTGTTTCGTTTTTTGTATTGATATGAACCAAAGCTATTCCAACCATGATTGCGAAGATGATGATAGGAATCACTTGATTACTTGCAGCATGTTCAACGATATTGGATGGGAAGAAGGATACCAAGGTTTCAATGATGGTTGGTACTTCTTTTGCAGTTGCATCGGTTGGTAATGTCAGATTAAATCCTGATCCAACCTTTAAAGATCCTGCAATGATTAAGGTTAAGGTACTTGCAAGAAATGTATTAAGGAGTAACCAAAATAAACTTCTCAGTCCCAATGATTTTAAGCGTTCAAGGTTATTAAGCTTTGAAATACTGTGAATAATACTAAATAGTAGTAGTGGTACAACAATGGCACTGATAAGGCGTGTAAAGATGGTTCCAAATATTGAAACATATTCAGTATGTCCTTGGAATGCAAATCCAAGGATTAAACCAAATAGCATCGCAAAGATCGTTCTTAATCCAAAGTTAACGTGTTTCTTTTCAAATTGATATAATATCCAAAATATAGCCAGCGCAACGGCTAAAGCAATCCATGATAAATTCATTATTTTTCTTTTAATTGATATACAGGTTCAATAGCTTTATCTGTATATCTTCTCTCTTTCTATGTCAAAAAAAAAGACACAAGTCGTGTCAATGTGTAAAATGGTATTCATAAATGGTTTTACCCACAACATCGACATGATAAAAATAATTGATTTATTCTCCCCTTTTCATAACATATACAATCTAACATTCTCATGATTGTCCTCCCTTAAGCATATAAACATATATGCTTACTTAGGTTAACATAAGGCATCAATGTTTTCAATGAAGATGCTCACTGATACATTTTCATTTCTTATGGTTCATGATACTGTTGTGATCGTTTATTTTCTGGGTAGATGTTGTGAAACAGGCACAGAGTTGGTATGATTCTAATGAGAAAACAAGTAAAACTTTATCTATGGTTTCTTGAATCACGGAGGGAATATGAAAACAATGGAAAATTGCACGATGTATCTTAAGGCTGCGGTGAATCTGTATGGTCTTTTGACTTACCAACAATTTGTGGATGTTTATAATCATTATGAAAAAACATCGGTTACAATTTCTGATTTTAAAGGGTTTATACTAGAGAATCTGGCGTTTTTTGATGAGTCTAATATTCTATATCATGATTTGCTGGGTGTCCCTTGGTTTTTTAACGAGATTGATGAATCAATGATTGATGATTTTTTATCTGACCGTTCTACAATCAAGCCCTATTTGCCAGAGAAACAGGAATTCTTAAAGTATACGAGTTCTTCGTATCACCAAGAAAGCGACGCGTATCAAAATTTGAAGCATATTGTCAAGATATGTTGTTTACAATCAGAAATTGATAACCCTGATATCATTGATGATATTGTTGATGACGCATTTGCGGACATACAAGTTGGTGCCAAAATGACCCCCTTCTTTGATTGGATTTTTGCCTGTCTTGAAGGAGTCGTTGAAGAACAGAGCATGAATGTTACTTTTGCAGCAATTCAGGTCATTGATCATGTACGGTCTTTTCACATCTTTGGTAATACCTTAGTTGAAATTGGAGGTTCTTTTATGGATTACCTAAAAGAATATCAAACCGCCCAGCAATTAGGGCCGCGTTACCAATACATTGAGACATCGAAACCTGCACGTAAATCTGAAATTAAAATCATTGAATATGCTACAGCGGCTTCTAATTTATATGGTGTGATTAGCATTCAAGACTTTGTTGAGTTGTATAACCATTATGAGAAAAAGCCCATTACTGTTGAGTATGCAAATTCGGTGTTTGAATCGACTGGTCCCCTAGCTTTTTACGCTCACGAAAAAAACATCCAGAGTTATTTATTTGATCCAAAGGATGATGAGAGTTATGAGGAGGTTAAAACAATCGTAACAAATCAGTTTGGTATGTCGCGATATGTTCCTTCAAAAAAAGAATTCTTGAAGTATGTGTCAGCGGAGTATTTAGAACCCACGCTTCCATATCAATCGTTCAAGAAATTTCTAATGGAACATAAGCTTTTGAATAAAAAGAATGAATTTTATTATGATTTATGCATTGAAGAAATTCATGAGGCTGTCTTAGTTGGCTGGTCTTTTAGCGATATTATTGACTATCTTCGTGAAAGAATTGTCCCCATTGATTCTGATGAAGTTGAATTGGAACTTTATCATCTTCTGATTAATATAATGAATAACACCCGTCTATTTTCATCCAATGGACATACACCAAATGAACGTGGAAAAATGACGTTTAATTTAGATATTAATGAAATACAAAACGACCAGTTTGTCAATGCTTCGCGTAATAAACCCTGTCCATGTGGTAGCGGTAAAAAGTATAAGAACTGTCATGGTAAGTTGAACTAGGATAGCTAAGATAATCTAATAAAAAAAACGAGTAGATCCATTGAGACGTGTTCTCATGATCTGCTCGTTTTCTTTATTTGCTACTTATCAGTCCACTCAAAATTCGTTGTACCTGCACCCAGTTCAAAGTGATATTTCACAATCCCTAAATCTGCTCCGGTATATACCCCATTGTCACAGGTTATGGATACCTTGTTTTCTTTTCCTGTGATGAAGAATGCTTGTTTGTTTCGGGCAGTTGGTGCAAGCAATGCAGCTTCAATGCCTTGATTAAACCAAGCTGGTGGTTGTCCTTCATAGTGACTGATTGCTTCGGTTGGTTTTGATTTATGAGGAACCCCTTGATTCACGCCATAACCTAAAGCAATAACACCAATAACCGTATCACCATTTACTAGGGTTGGTGTTGACTTCTTGTTGAAGGTTTCGCCAATCCACCATGTATTCAACCCTAATGATTGCGCATAGAGGATAATATCTGCACCACTGTATCCAAGTTTTTCATCGAGATTGGATGCGTCTTTCCCTGATAAAATAATGGTGTTTTTTACCGTCTTAGCCATCAGAAACTTTGTCACGGTTCCAAAGGCACGGGTATCATTGGTCAAGAGTTTCATTGAGAGGTTATACGTTTTGTTATGATGCTCAGTACGGGTATTGATGGCATCAATGTGTTCTTGTGTCAGTGGTTTATCCATGTACTTACGTACAGTGTGGCGAGTGCTCATTGCTTCAAATAGTGTCATACCCTGCTCCTTATTTCTTTCTGATACAATTTTATCGCAAAGTTGGTATGAATGCAAAAAAGTTTATGATGGACACTTAGACTATTTATACGGGATGCTTGATTAAATTGCACAATTTATGTGGGGTATGATTTCATTTGGTCAAGACAACTTTTATATACGATTTTCATTATTAAACAATTTTTGAACCATGGAAGTAACATTCATAGATCTTTTGACCTTTGAAACAAATGTCTTCATATCCTTGAAACCACATCATATCGCCAGTCACGTTGCATTGATAGATAAACCCGTTTTCTTCATAATAATGAGGGCCGCGATACGGCATGTCTTGTGTACAATGAAGGAGTGCTGCCTTAAGAAAGTCACCACTAAAATTAGGACCGATAACACGACCACTGTAATTCATGGCATAGATTGGGGTGTCGTGGTTCCATACCACTTCTTCACCACAGAATGATTCGCCACCATAAAAGGTATCAATATAAGTGAACGGATGCTTCTTGTACTCATAGTCATGTGATCCAGATCGTATGCTTTCACATTTTGGACCTTTCCCTGCATATGTGTGTTTCTTTGCTTCAACTAGAAATTCAATGAGTCCTTCGTGTGCTATTTCTTCAGTTTTCGGGTGTATCTGACATGTTTCATCTTTTACAAGATAGTCTACACTCACATGGAATAGTTCACTAAGTTGGATTAAATTGGTGATATCTGGGTAGGATTGTCCGCTTTCCCATTTCGCAACTGCTTGTCGTGAAACACTTAATGCATCAGCAAGACGTTCTTGAGTATATCCTTTATTTCGACGAATGAGGGTGAGTTTTTCTGAAAATATCATGATGGTTTGCTCCTTTATGTTTATACCCTGATTTTACACCTCAATAGGGGTAAAAATAAATAAAGCGGTGGTTGATTTATGCACCTTGTGGTTGCATATCACTTTACCACAGCTTTATTGTGTCTCTAAGTATTCACTAAGATTTTGAAAATACACCCTTTTATCCTTGAGTCAATGGTGAGCATGATTGCTTCTTATATAAAGGGCTGTTTAGGATTACTCGATTTCGATGTTGTTTTTTTGTGCCCACTCAATCGCAATATTCTTATAGGTCTCATCGCGATATGCATACCATAGATGTGTGAGTCTGAGACGATCTGTTTGTGCTCGAAACTTCCTGAAGGCACCTTTTTGGCGAATTGCACTCAATAATTGATCACGAAATGGCTCGGGTTGTTCATAGCAAAACTGTTTCATGATTCGATAATCATTGATTTCTCTGACATCTGGTAGTGAGATAAACCGTGCTTCATCATGGGATCGTAGTGCTTCGAAATCATCAATTTCATCCCGACTGATTTGATCATAATAAATGAAAATGAAGTGATTCTCTTTTTTATCAAAATATATGGTCGTATCATGATTAATTTCTTCAATTGCATCAATTAGTTCTGAAAGTTTGATTGCCACAGTTTCTCCTTTGTTAACTCATCTTGACTGAGATTATGTGTTGTATAGTACGATACATGTACTGTTTGGATTTAGAGTTTACTGAGTTCATCCATCATGGCGGGTCTGTTTTTATAGCGAACTTGCCAGTCCCCTACAATCATGTTGACTCGATGTGGACCATTTGGATATGTTAGCATTCTTCTTAGTAGCCCCACAAGTTCTTGATAGTAGCGTCGATTCGTAGCGTGTACCGACAGAATCATCAGCTCTCTTTCAAACATTTCTAAGCACTCCTTTGGATATAAGGGTTTTAAAACATCTTCATATATCAGGAGTTTATTGATGTTTGAATCTTGAACGCGTGCAAGCAGGCGATCATACAGTTTGTCTTCTTTATAAAAGTCATCCAAAGCATCACTCTTACCCAGTGATTCAAAGATAATCTCACGTTTTATGTCCCATTCTTCAGGTGTACATAATGACTTGAGTTCTTTGTATAGTTTTAAATCTCCAGGCGTGTAATCTATAAGGCACTGATACAGTTCTGCTTCATATTCAGCCTCTAGTTTTAAGTGTTTGTAGATGTGACGAAGGAGTTCACTGTATTGTTTGAGCTGTCCGTTTCGATCTTGGTCCACTATTTTTCCTTCTTTTAGCACTCGGATTGCTTCTTCATAGGCTTCATCCTTCATACATTCTTGGACATAATAGATTCGAATGGTTGGAACGTTTATGTACTCAAGGCAGTATTGTCTCATCACTTCGGGTGATTCATTATTCGCACTCATGAGTTGTATATGTCGCAATCGGTATTTTCCGTTATTGTAATATTCTAACCATGAATTATTGCCTTCAAGTGAATCTAATTGTTTTTGTACGTAATTGAGCTTTGGTTGAATGAACTCATGTTCATGGAAGTTGTCTAAGAGGAAGGTTTCAATTGATTCTTCTGCATAATCAATCATTTTACCATGACTGTATTCCATAAACCATTGAAACAGTATGCGTTTGTCTTCAAGGCTGCTTTGATTATGAATTTCCAGCCACATTGATGTACATATTGATTCAATATCACCAAAACCACCATTAGAATCATCAAAGTCTTGATTTGCAAGCATGATATACAGATAGGTTGACAGTTCAAAAGCTTCCATGGTGTGCCCTTGTTGGATTAGCACTTCCACTTGTTCATGCAAGAAGTTTCTTAAATCCGTGATGAATGAAAATGCATTGTTATAATCAATGAAGCCGTGATTCCTTGAATAGGTTGTGAATATTCGTTTGATGTCTTTTTTGTAGCGTAAAACATCCTCAGAAGACACTTCAGCCCTAACAAAGCGTTTAAATTGATTATACAAACCTTCGTTTGTTTTAAAAATTTCTTCTAAGAAAGCACTGAGTTCGTCGTGTGTTGCATGATCGAGCGTTTTCTTGATATTAAGTGTATGATCGTGTTGTGTTGAATTTTGATGACCACCTTGTGCATTATGATGGTCATCATAGTGATATAAAACAGCCGCCATATGTTTGCAGAGATCGTGATTCGTAGCATAGGGACAGTCACAATATACTTCATAGTTTTGTGGATCGTATGTGTCAATCACAACATCATAATCACGGGACCCACAAACTGTAGCAGTGATGATGTTTCCTTGAACAGCAAAATCCATAACCATGCCATCTTCGTAATACTCATACCCTCCACTGAGGATCCGATTACTAAAAAACTTCTTCCATTCCATCCTTACACCGCCTCCTTTGTGTATCAGTTCACATCGTGCCTTAATTGTATAATGCATGCATTGTTTCATAACATCATGATTGCTTGAAAGTATTAGGTTTGTGATCTGCATCGCATCACTCATGATTAATTCCATATACTCACTTTAACACGTGGTTTAAGATGATTCAATGGTTATCTACAGTACAGAAAAAAACGTGATGAAGGTTTACAGTGGTCAATCCATGTCACCATTAGTTGTGATATTTATAAATTTTTTTATAATTAATTTAGTTATGTGGGTAGATTCTTTATGGAGGATAATCTAAAAATTGAGAATTTTAATTTACCCCTTACCGCTTATTAAACACCATACTTGCAATACTGTGTCCAGTTTCTTAAAGCAAACGCATATGAGCTGTATTTGTTAATCTAAAAGTGGACCAATTTTCAATTGAGAATTGGTCCATTATTCAGTTGACAAATACATGAACACACTAAAGTATGTATTGAATTTCTAATATTATGTATTTTAATGAAAGGGGCTAATTTATGAAGGGACAAAAACCTAATGGTCTTGTAATGTTGTTCTTTTGGTTTGTGTTTATGCCTGTATTTGCGATCTATACAATTATCAAAGAACTTTTAAAACAATACTAGTAATAACCTAAAATATTAATCATGAATAATTAAGTGCTAATGTATGATTTGCGAAGATCATTCATTAGCTCTTATGTTTTTACCGATTTCCAGATTATTCTTAAGAAATATAATATTGTTCAGAAAAATTTAATATTGGAATTTCTTTGAGATTTTTAATTAATTAATGAGACATAATACGAGAAAATATTTGGATATGCATTATATTTCACTTTAGAATGTACAGAACAGTTTTTATAATGTAAGTTAGGGAACAGAAGTATTATACGATTCTATACTTCGACATGACCTCCGATATACTTAACTGAACTAATTCTATAATGTTCAAAGATTTAGAACCATAAATAGATTGTGATGTTATGATAAGCTATTTGAATATATAATAAAAAACAGTCTCATATGTCATCATCTAATAAGTAATGTTGAAGTAAAGGCTGTTTTTTGTTTCTTTAATATTTTTATGTCCAATAATCATTTTTGTTTCAGGGCTTGTAGCTTATATCAAAAACAATCATTAACTTTTTCTTCCAAGCAAAGTAAAAACTTAGACCAATCCCAGCAATTTTTGCTGACAAATATTCACCAATTCTTCAAGAAGTTCGCATTATTACTAATTACAACTTCTTTTCCAAGGGAGCTTCGACCAGCAGTGTGCATAATACTGTATTTGATTATTATAAACCGATTATAAATTAAATTAATTAATTCACAATCATCATAAGTAATTATCCATTGCCCATCTCCTAAATGTTGAGTAATTACATCCTTCAATTCCACATGATCATTTTCCATAAAATAGTTTTTATATAATTGATGTCCTTTATTAACATACGGTGGATCAATATTGTAAAACAAAGTATCAATTCGTTGATGGAGTTCATTAATTATCAAATCACTCGCATCTCTGTTAAACAATTCTATGTTTTCACTAAAGCTAGCAATTAGCTCTATCCTATTTTTTATATTTACCTTATTATAAC
This DNA window, taken from Erysipelothrix larvae, encodes the following:
- a CDS encoding dicarboxylate/amino acid:cation symporter, coding for MNLSWIALAVALAIFWILYQFEKKHVNFGLRTIFAMLFGLILGFAFQGHTEYVSIFGTIFTRLISAIVVPLLLFSIIHSISKLNNLERLKSLGLRSLFWLLLNTFLASTLTLIIAGSLKVGSGFNLTLPTDATAKEVPTIIETLVSFFPSNIVEHAASNQVIPIIIFAIMVGIALVHINTKNETQGKILIDFAEAMNALIGQIVKSIIKLTPYAVVAFIANVVTRDSAKDLTTFVSIILIAYGISMIQTYLVHGTLVLLFGKMNPIKFFKGIFEAQVVAFTSQSSIGTVPVTVERLIHKLDVKEDVASFVSGLGANTGMPGCTGMWPMLLAIFSINALNIPFTPIQYVLLIVYSIIVSFGTAGVPGTATISATAVLTAAGLPIEIIVVLAPISALVDMARTATNVTGAATAAVIVDAQMSH
- a CDS encoding DUF5680 domain-containing protein, producing the protein MIFSEKLTLIRRNKGYTQERLADALSVSRQAVAKWESGQSYPDITNLIQLSELFHVSVDYLVKDETCQIHPKTEEIAHEGLIEFLVEAKKHTYAGKGPKCESIRSGSHDYEYKKHPFTYIDTFYGGESFCGEEVVWNHDTPIYAMNYSGRVIGPNFSGDFLKAALLHCTQDMPYRGPHYYEENGFIYQCNVTGDMMWFQGYEDICFKGQKIYECYFHGSKIV
- a CDS encoding SEC-C domain-containing protein; this translates as MKTMENCTMYLKAAVNLYGLLTYQQFVDVYNHYEKTSVTISDFKGFILENLAFFDESNILYHDLLGVPWFFNEIDESMIDDFLSDRSTIKPYLPEKQEFLKYTSSSYHQESDAYQNLKHIVKICCLQSEIDNPDIIDDIVDDAFADIQVGAKMTPFFDWIFACLEGVVEEQSMNVTFAAIQVIDHVRSFHIFGNTLVEIGGSFMDYLKEYQTAQQLGPRYQYIETSKPARKSEIKIIEYATAASNLYGVISIQDFVELYNHYEKKPITVEYANSVFESTGPLAFYAHEKNIQSYLFDPKDDESYEEVKTIVTNQFGMSRYVPSKKEFLKYVSAEYLEPTLPYQSFKKFLMEHKLLNKKNEFYYDLCIEEIHEAVLVGWSFSDIIDYLRERIVPIDSDEVELELYHLLINIMNNTRLFSSNGHTPNERGKMTFNLDINEIQNDQFVNASRNKPCPCGSGKKYKNCHGKLN
- a CDS encoding MalY/PatB family protein encodes the protein MNFDFKTPVNRKGTHSYKWDVEDHELPMWVADMDFKTAPAITQAILNRTHQDAFGYNIVPQSFYDSVAKWWKKRHHWDIDPKWVMFCSGVVPAISSIVRKMTQPQEHVIVLSPVYNIFYNSIINNNRIVVESKLNYQNETYSINFEDLEAKLSDPKSTLLIFCNPHNPIGKVWDKETLKKVGDLCIKHKVLIISDEIHCDLTHPEYTYTPMASISHDISQNTITCISPTKTFNLAGLQTSAIVVANETVRKQVHRGINTDEVAEPNTFAIQACEAAFNHGEPWLNELLMILQENRETLTQAITSAFSELKIIQSEATYLAWLDCSNITDDTQALCDYIRKETGLYLSAGHIFGGNGDQFIRWNYACPKTILEDGISRFIKALTHYQSNHT
- a CDS encoding SWIM zinc finger family protein, with product MELIMSDAMQITNLILSSNHDVMKQCMHYTIKARCELIHKGGGVRMEWKKFFSNRILSGGYEYYEDGMVMDFAVQGNIITATVCGSRDYDVVIDTYDPQNYEVYCDCPYATNHDLCKHMAAVLYHYDDHHNAQGGHQNSTQHDHTLNIKKTLDHATHDELSAFLEEIFKTNEGLYNQFKRFVRAEVSSEDVLRYKKDIKRIFTTYSRNHGFIDYNNAFSFITDLRNFLHEQVEVLIQQGHTMEAFELSTYLYIMLANQDFDDSNGGFGDIESICTSMWLEIHNQSSLEDKRILFQWFMEYSHGKMIDYAEESIETFLLDNFHEHEFIQPKLNYVQKQLDSLEGNNSWLEYYNNGKYRLRHIQLMSANNESPEVMRQYCLEYINVPTIRIYYVQECMKDEAYEEAIRVLKEGKIVDQDRNGQLKQYSELLRHIYKHLKLEAEYEAELYQCLIDYTPGDLKLYKELKSLCTPEEWDIKREIIFESLGKSDALDDFYKEDKLYDRLLARVQDSNINKLLIYEDVLKPLYPKECLEMFERELMILSVHATNRRYYQELVGLLRRMLTYPNGPHRVNMIVGDWQVRYKNRPAMMDELSKL
- a CDS encoding DUF3737 family protein, whose protein sequence is METINQQVFTGERALFKARNISISQSVFEAGESPLKESKDIKLNHDIFRWKYPLWYAQNIEASNLTLTESARSGIWYTHTISIKDSIIAAPKTFRRSSQITLDNVQIPHGLETLWHCKDIVLNNVNAVGDYFAMNSENMTVHNFSINGNYSFDGAKNVHIKDAQIISKDAFWNCEDVIVEDSTIIGEYLGWNSKNITFKNCFIESEQGLCYMDNVKLIDCVITHTDLAFEYSRVDATIKSTVDSVKNPLSGIIRSYGIDTLITDDETLNPNDTEYITQGETI
- a CDS encoding UPF0158 family protein; this encodes MAIKLSELIDAIEEINHDTTIYFDKKENHFIFIYYDQISRDEIDDFEALRSHDEARFISLPDVREINDYRIMKQFCYEQPEPFRDQLLSAIRQKGAFRKFRAQTDRLRLTHLWYAYRDETYKNIAIEWAQKNNIEIE
- a CDS encoding MFS transporter — translated: MKKSSTTILMFAVMSFILAMNASVFNGIIDQVADSLNISVANTGLLNTMFAYGGAFGVPVSLILFHKIDRVKLLKVMLLTTILLTLGLVLTQDFTQLLIIRFMSGVSANTYNVLAISVVVSLSDKNRQGRTMALLIAGNATALVIGVPATRALSSILGWREIFTIMAGIMTLCLVYFITYLKSQNQTQEGIKLKNELILMKDRETLTVLISTLVIFVGMGALNTFLTPYLIDVVPNIEASMSLILVLIGVACFTGNYIGGQVSDKLGYKKSMLMGVSIQCINVIALSLIQNLGWLNLVGVLLWLGTSWFIGLQINTGIAQATQNKSSFILALNASMVQLGSALGASLSVGIITNHGITYIINIVLITIFATLMLIIVGRSKLMTRTKPEIISDLQA
- a CDS encoding nitroreductase family protein, producing MTLFEAMSTRHTVRKYMDKPLTQEHIDAINTRTEHHNKTYNLSMKLLTNDTRAFGTVTKFLMAKTVKNTIILSGKDASNLDEKLGYSGADIILYAQSLGLNTWWIGETFNKKSTPTLVNGDTVIGVIALGYGVNQGVPHKSKPTEAISHYEGQPPAWFNQGIEAALLAPTARNKQAFFITGKENKVSITCDNGVYTGADLGIVKYHFELGAGTTNFEWTDK